Proteins encoded by one window of Paenibacillus sp. DCT19:
- a CDS encoding polynucleotide kinase-phosphatase, which produces MSEDKKQVTSRAGEESNQQLHEASRTDRKKREIKLPHAGIVVLVGPSNSGKTTLLDRLASEGVIRRTEAVSSDQFRMLVGDEEYMEWKNRPRSEADVLYAEYQQVSAKAFEAMEAIVSTRCRLNKLTWIDATHLYPEDRERLVHLARKAHVPVIAIVLDIPEKELLERDSQREYPRGRQRVKQQVQQFKRSLRSIREEGFDANYILKQPDEITFVRGTNPFLLDMGSGVDIIGDIHGCYEEMMELIIKLGYVKGETGLYLHPDGRKLVSVGDVSSRGPESLKCLLFWQQHCAAGLAYMIDSNHGWKIARYLDGRDVTLSHGDELVEAELIQLEQAQGTDLAQRVRAELRDFLLEAPSHLVFTQNGVRQVVVAHAGIRDHFIGKQSKRIQDYCRYGDVGGTDVEGRPIRKDWYVDHTSGECIVWGHDPRPYPTIVNDTVNIDQGVVFGGMLTAWRMPERESVSVPARKDYAEDRNSPLVRWERKRLSPPNLRKFKEGFTVQTNSRMDVTIHGEVAQTAIDTFSHFTVPLEELVYIPPTMSPPPVASSVEGYLEHPQDAFQYYRSQGVTRMVAEKKHMGSRAILLIFRDEQVARQRVGRPMLGNIVTRTGRSFFDPSKEQLVLSRLHADLSADGYFERHQTEFVLLDAEIVPWNLKARELIASQYAHVSESSLMDRNIMVDKLREAEKAGRDVTEWLQETELKLANAQTFRDVFQYYCWDVNDIGDIRIAPFHTLAHSTGTFWEQTHEWHMEQNREFARISPLMMETEYRIIADEKDEADIIRWWDEMTAEGHEGIVIKPETFRTWNGNKMIQPAIKVRGRAYLHIIYGMDYLAPENLSRLRKRKTSKKERHALMESALGMEGIERFVRGESVERIHECVLATLSLESDRIDPRL; this is translated from the coding sequence ATGAGCGAGGATAAGAAGCAGGTAACATCAAGAGCAGGGGAAGAATCTAATCAGCAGCTTCACGAAGCATCTCGCACAGATCGAAAAAAGAGGGAGATCAAGCTGCCACATGCGGGAATTGTGGTACTCGTCGGGCCGTCCAACAGTGGCAAAACGACATTGCTGGATCGTTTAGCGAGTGAAGGCGTCATAAGGCGGACAGAAGCGGTCTCGTCAGATCAGTTCCGAATGCTAGTGGGCGATGAAGAATATATGGAGTGGAAGAACCGTCCACGTAGCGAGGCGGATGTGTTATATGCCGAATATCAGCAGGTATCCGCGAAGGCGTTTGAGGCGATGGAAGCTATCGTAAGTACGCGTTGCCGTCTGAATAAGCTGACATGGATTGATGCGACGCATCTATATCCGGAGGACCGAGAGCGTCTTGTTCATTTGGCAAGAAAAGCACACGTGCCTGTGATCGCCATCGTACTTGATATTCCGGAGAAGGAGTTGTTGGAACGGGACAGCCAGCGGGAGTATCCGCGTGGACGGCAAAGGGTGAAGCAGCAGGTACAACAATTTAAGCGCTCATTACGCTCTATTCGTGAAGAAGGATTCGATGCAAATTATATCCTGAAACAGCCGGATGAGATCACGTTTGTTCGGGGAACGAACCCATTTCTGCTGGATATGGGATCAGGAGTGGACATCATCGGAGATATTCACGGCTGCTATGAAGAGATGATGGAATTAATCATCAAGTTGGGATATGTGAAAGGTGAGACCGGGCTGTACCTGCACCCAGACGGACGTAAGCTAGTTTCGGTTGGGGATGTATCGAGTCGCGGGCCTGAATCTCTCAAGTGTTTGTTATTCTGGCAACAGCATTGCGCTGCAGGGCTTGCTTATATGATTGATAGCAATCATGGTTGGAAAATTGCACGTTATCTGGATGGCCGCGATGTCACGCTTAGTCATGGAGATGAGCTTGTTGAGGCAGAGCTGATTCAACTGGAACAGGCTCAAGGTACAGATCTGGCACAGCGAGTGCGAGCAGAATTGCGAGACTTTTTGCTCGAAGCTCCGTCACATCTGGTGTTTACCCAGAACGGAGTGCGGCAGGTGGTCGTTGCCCATGCAGGGATACGGGATCATTTTATAGGGAAACAATCCAAGCGCATTCAAGATTACTGCCGATATGGTGATGTAGGAGGGACAGATGTGGAGGGTCGTCCTATCCGCAAAGATTGGTATGTTGACCATACTTCTGGCGAGTGCATCGTCTGGGGGCATGACCCTCGCCCATATCCTACGATTGTGAACGACACCGTCAACATTGACCAAGGTGTGGTATTTGGAGGTATGCTGACCGCTTGGCGAATGCCTGAGCGGGAATCAGTTAGTGTACCTGCCCGGAAGGATTATGCCGAGGATCGCAATAGCCCATTAGTACGTTGGGAAAGAAAACGTTTGTCGCCGCCGAACTTACGTAAATTCAAGGAAGGGTTCACTGTACAAACGAATTCGCGGATGGATGTAACGATACACGGCGAGGTTGCCCAAACGGCGATTGATACGTTCTCCCATTTTACCGTGCCTCTTGAAGAGCTAGTATACATTCCACCAACGATGAGTCCACCGCCCGTAGCTTCTTCGGTAGAAGGTTATCTGGAGCATCCGCAGGATGCGTTCCAGTATTATCGCTCACAAGGCGTTACCCGTATGGTTGCTGAGAAAAAACATATGGGAAGCCGCGCCATACTGCTGATTTTCCGTGATGAGCAGGTAGCGCGGCAACGAGTAGGTCGACCGATGCTCGGGAACATCGTGACTCGTACAGGCAGATCCTTTTTTGATCCATCAAAAGAGCAATTGGTATTGTCCAGACTACATGCAGACTTGAGCGCAGATGGTTATTTTGAGCGGCATCAAACTGAATTTGTATTGCTTGACGCCGAGATTGTACCATGGAACCTGAAGGCAAGGGAGCTAATCGCTTCACAGTATGCGCATGTGTCCGAGTCGTCTCTTATGGATCGTAACATCATGGTGGATAAACTTCGTGAAGCGGAGAAGGCGGGGCGTGATGTAACCGAATGGTTACAGGAGACTGAGCTTAAACTTGCAAATGCCCAGACATTTCGCGATGTATTCCAGTACTATTGCTGGGATGTAAATGATATTGGTGACATTCGGATTGCCCCGTTCCATACGTTGGCACACAGCACGGGTACATTCTGGGAGCAGACGCATGAATGGCATATGGAGCAGAATCGTGAGTTTGCCCGAATCTCCCCATTGATGATGGAAACAGAATACCGTATCATCGCTGACGAGAAAGATGAGGCAGACATTATTCGCTGGTGGGATGAAATGACCGCAGAGGGTCACGAAGGGATCGTTATCAAACCGGAGACGTTCCGCACCTGGAACGGAAACAAAATGATTCAGCCTGCCATCAAAGTTAGAGGACGCGCATATTTGCACATCATCTATGGTATGGATTACCTTGCGCCTGAGAATTTATCACGTCTTCGGAAACGAAAAACGTCCAAAAAAGAAAGACATGCCCTCATGGAAAGTGCGTTGGGAATGGAGGGGATCGAGCGCTTCGTACGCGGCGAATCGGTGGAGCGGATTCATGAATGTGTGCTCGCCACATTATCCCTCGAATCGGATCGAATTGATCCACGATTATAG
- a CDS encoding WYL domain-containing protein: MNLFEKMFNYQIMTRLNETGLFTWTSQERAWLRLMLKHPAAFEALRPSTLKKLQEMLEPEQDLNLQDDLTEKAKSVENSVSHPLLQTLRQMILHHQGFRLTGRVRNGRISNDQFGFPYKLEYSMVKKEWYVLWYAPRFHKLMATKLHSIIAVEAEPIEAALASKYAHKITALTEHRKTTVTIEVLPEYNQELSRILYAFSCFEKQVDYDEGEQTYRIILTIPRGEMDYVLSKMRFLGKRVRITDNASLRKRMAETASKVLARYAESDAEGESESQHTQYDEGNTTGIS, translated from the coding sequence ATGAACCTGTTCGAGAAGATGTTCAACTACCAGATCATGACGAGACTGAATGAAACGGGGCTATTCACCTGGACATCGCAAGAGCGCGCTTGGCTGCGGTTGATGTTGAAGCATCCGGCGGCGTTCGAGGCGTTACGTCCATCGACCCTCAAGAAACTGCAGGAGATGTTGGAACCAGAGCAGGACCTGAACCTTCAGGACGATCTGACGGAAAAAGCCAAGAGTGTAGAGAATAGCGTCTCCCATCCACTTCTCCAAACCTTAAGGCAGATGATATTACATCATCAGGGGTTTCGCTTAACTGGACGTGTCCGCAATGGACGAATCAGCAATGACCAATTTGGGTTTCCATATAAGCTGGAATACTCTATGGTCAAAAAAGAATGGTACGTGCTCTGGTATGCCCCGCGCTTTCACAAGCTCATGGCTACCAAGCTTCACAGTATCATTGCCGTAGAAGCCGAACCCATTGAAGCAGCTCTCGCTTCCAAGTACGCACACAAGATTACCGCATTAACTGAACACCGAAAGACAACTGTTACTATTGAAGTGTTGCCTGAATATAATCAGGAGCTGTCGCGGATCTTGTACGCATTCTCCTGCTTCGAGAAGCAGGTCGACTATGATGAAGGCGAACAAACCTATCGGATTATACTCACGATTCCACGGGGAGAAATGGATTATGTTCTATCCAAAATGCGCTTTCTGGGGAAAAGAGTTCGGATCACCGACAATGCATCGCTCCGCAAGCGTATGGCGGAGACGGCCTCTAAGGTGCTGGCGCGTTATGCGGAATCTGATGCCGAGGGTGAATCAGAGTCTCAGCACACCCAGTATGATGAAGGGAATACTACAGGCATTTCTTAA
- a CDS encoding methyl-accepting chemotaxis protein, whose amino-acid sequence MAKGALTELDKRNRLFIKILWIMLAFSIVTDIMIGLGMNIILMLVGIGGTSCAVATFMTYKRIWVTSIKYFIACIVTLIVVMLIVFDPNPVISTYFLVYVNLAIMALYADYKTIIFTGVLGAGVSTYIFMIPEYGDQLFAGDSLLYLYLYLGFATAALAFGANFSQRLQKQVNERQQETLEAKKVADHLLEQLKTSVLTLDQFSNNQQEGVRTTGEISKEVTLSFTEMTSSIEAQTGSVMRVNETTQTINQTVSTLLDGTRELQNYAAENTRLTEQSSTQMGVLSADVENVHQMMGSTVEMMQKLNSDNERISSIVSVIQELAEQTNLLALNAAIEAARAGEHGRGFAVVSDEVRKLADSSRKAAAEIDGILSNIRSQISGLHGQVVHGQTAVATSRTVSQEVSDLIEQIHENMERMKEHTDRVGESSNHLHVQQNDMVDSMAHIAGITQENMASVEDMHQNMRTQDSKMTDMISDYAKLDQLITSMKKLVAAS is encoded by the coding sequence ATGGCTAAGGGAGCTCTGACAGAGCTAGACAAACGTAACCGTCTATTCATCAAAATTTTGTGGATCATGCTTGCGTTTAGTATCGTTACCGATATTATGATTGGACTCGGCATGAACATTATTTTGATGCTTGTGGGTATAGGAGGTACGTCATGTGCAGTGGCTACATTCATGACATACAAGCGAATCTGGGTAACATCGATTAAATATTTTATCGCTTGTATTGTGACATTGATTGTTGTCATGCTAATCGTATTCGATCCGAATCCGGTAATAAGCACATATTTCTTAGTTTATGTAAACTTGGCCATTATGGCACTGTATGCAGATTATAAAACGATCATATTTACAGGAGTTCTCGGTGCTGGAGTGAGCACGTATATCTTTATGATACCGGAGTATGGAGATCAACTGTTTGCAGGGGATTCGCTCCTGTACTTGTATCTATATCTTGGGTTTGCGACAGCTGCATTAGCTTTTGGTGCGAACTTCAGTCAGCGATTACAGAAGCAGGTTAACGAGAGACAGCAGGAGACACTGGAGGCCAAGAAGGTTGCGGATCATCTCCTTGAACAGTTGAAGACATCCGTTCTAACGCTGGATCAGTTCAGTAACAATCAGCAAGAGGGTGTGCGTACAACAGGAGAGATCAGCAAGGAAGTCACACTCAGCTTCACGGAGATGACATCGTCCATTGAAGCACAGACGGGTAGTGTCATGAGAGTAAACGAGACAACGCAGACGATCAATCAGACTGTAAGTACATTGCTCGATGGCACACGCGAGCTACAGAATTATGCAGCAGAGAACACCAGACTTACAGAGCAGAGCAGCACTCAGATGGGCGTGTTATCTGCTGACGTTGAGAATGTACATCAGATGATGGGCAGTACAGTAGAGATGATGCAAAAGCTTAACAGTGATAATGAACGAATTAGTTCCATCGTAAGTGTCATTCAGGAGCTTGCGGAACAAACAAACCTACTCGCATTGAATGCAGCGATTGAAGCCGCGCGAGCAGGTGAGCATGGCAGAGGGTTTGCCGTTGTATCCGATGAGGTACGCAAGCTAGCAGATAGCTCAAGAAAAGCGGCGGCTGAGATCGATGGCATTCTATCCAATATTCGCTCGCAAATTAGTGGACTACATGGACAGGTTGTTCATGGGCAAACTGCTGTAGCCACCAGCAGGACGGTCTCACAGGAAGTGAGCGATCTTATTGAGCAGATCCATGAGAATATGGAGCGGATGAAGGAGCACACCGATCGTGTAGGCGAATCGTCGAACCATCTGCATGTGCAGCAGAATGATATGGTAGACAGTATGGCTCACATTGCGGGGATTACGCAGGAGAATATGGCTTCTGTAGAGGACATGCATCAAAATATGCGAACGCAGGATTCCAAAATGACAGACATGATTAGCGACTATGCTAAATTAGATCAGTTGATTACAAGTATGAAGAAACTGGTTGCTGCTTCATAA
- a CDS encoding WXG100 family type VII secretion target, whose protein sequence is MTRIVVPPEKLQDISNQFAQASEQSRNMISNLSRHISSLQSQWSGITQERFFQNFQVAHRQMANFSTSVSSIGTELNTIATRFAQADQSQGAGVQANGGQSPSGKDVKTTLSDLYDQGSKSWDKISGIHGNVGLFGTAMYSAMATSMVLSKSVNFKVDPRNPTRAKVHNAPWVKGKGNSFLSNMARKLDKQFRNPGLVMKGLKGFDKLAGKLKVGDIGLGFSKANSFGQWTRNVIAGVTKGQYGMKTSQIPKMISKKLFPINVGLNVWDEGVKTVSKFKDGTLTKTDLAVSASNVVIKSASAGAGAIVGGTLLSFAGPAGTAVGAYVGGAIGSYAGKHIASAAEKGIRWVSKLFK, encoded by the coding sequence GTGACAAGAATTGTTGTCCCTCCTGAGAAGCTTCAGGATATCTCCAACCAATTTGCGCAAGCTTCGGAACAAAGCAGAAATATGATTAGCAACCTGAGCAGACATATTAGTTCATTACAGAGTCAATGGTCCGGAATTACGCAGGAGCGTTTCTTTCAGAATTTTCAAGTGGCACATCGGCAAATGGCGAACTTCTCCACTTCGGTATCTTCCATCGGCACAGAGCTGAATACAATTGCCACTCGTTTCGCCCAAGCGGATCAGTCCCAAGGAGCAGGTGTGCAGGCAAATGGTGGTCAATCTCCCTCTGGCAAAGATGTTAAAACAACGTTATCGGACCTGTATGATCAAGGAAGTAAATCTTGGGATAAGATCAGTGGGATCCACGGTAACGTGGGACTGTTTGGTACGGCTATGTATTCTGCCATGGCTACATCCATGGTGCTTTCCAAATCGGTTAATTTTAAGGTAGATCCTCGCAACCCTACTCGTGCTAAAGTGCATAATGCTCCATGGGTTAAGGGTAAGGGTAATTCCTTCTTAAGTAACATGGCACGTAAACTAGATAAGCAATTCCGCAACCCGGGTCTGGTCATGAAAGGACTGAAGGGTTTTGATAAATTGGCAGGCAAGCTAAAGGTTGGCGATATCGGGCTCGGTTTCAGTAAAGCCAACAGCTTTGGTCAATGGACCCGAAATGTTATCGCTGGCGTAACTAAAGGCCAATATGGCATGAAAACCTCTCAAATTCCTAAAATGATCAGCAAAAAGCTGTTCCCTATTAACGTTGGACTGAATGTGTGGGATGAAGGCGTCAAAACGGTTTCCAAGTTTAAGGATGGTACTCTAACCAAAACAGATCTTGCGGTGTCCGCATCAAATGTTGTAATTAAGTCTGCCTCTGCGGGAGCTGGCGCAATCGTCGGTGGAACCTTATTATCATTTGCAGGACCAGCAGGAACAGCAGTTGGAGCTTACGTAGGCGGAGCTATTGGTAGTTACGCCGGTAAACATATCGCCTCAGCGGCGGAAAAAGGAATTCGGTGGGTTAGTAAACTCTTCAAATAA
- a CDS encoding methyltransferase domain-containing protein has translation MHLIIQASGADAAVVSHLLAKNPGNIYDRTDKGVRVRMVYTRATSSETEVLIHAEPDPVDLVRGSPDGYDITQYINDREFVTSSLFCSYIRSALGTALNGKPKEEYAKWVDHPFDLQLSFGPVASDLPDRVVEELFSHLGYAVTLEREELSYSFDLKKKSSVRRIILRGQETVQNALRQLFLLIPVLDNYKHYFISEDEIDKIKRYGDGWLETHPHKELIVRRTLRFAELIRKYESKEGTLSIPDNKLLSAEEVEEGRDSLAKASIDRSTEVPRGVQTSVQTDVITDDPPVRLNELRYRAITEVVARLPHRQRIVDMGAGEGKLSARLATIAGVESILAVEPSGQSRLRAMERFAKLEGRHGVVAMPEPIIGSLFYFDEQLQHQDVMILCEVIEHIEAYRLDGIMSTLLQEYQPEVLIVTTPNKEYNEVYAMEQESFRHHDHRFEWTRNELAERCAEWSADTNYTYTIQGIGEHVEGYGQPTQMIIFERREEGQQ, from the coding sequence ATGCACCTTATTATACAAGCAAGTGGGGCAGACGCTGCGGTGGTGTCTCATTTGCTCGCGAAGAACCCGGGCAATATATACGATCGGACAGACAAAGGCGTACGCGTCAGAATGGTCTATACCCGTGCAACGTCTAGTGAGACAGAAGTGTTAATTCATGCAGAGCCTGATCCAGTAGATCTGGTGAGAGGTAGCCCTGACGGTTATGATATCACGCAATATATCAATGATCGGGAATTCGTGACAAGCAGTCTATTCTGCTCCTACATACGTTCAGCACTTGGCACAGCCTTGAATGGTAAACCGAAGGAAGAGTATGCGAAATGGGTGGATCATCCTTTTGACCTACAATTATCTTTTGGGCCGGTCGCTTCGGACTTACCTGATCGCGTGGTGGAAGAGTTATTTTCCCACTTAGGGTACGCTGTTACTTTGGAGCGAGAAGAGCTATCCTACTCCTTCGATCTGAAGAAGAAAAGCAGTGTAAGACGCATCATTCTTCGTGGTCAGGAGACCGTGCAAAATGCACTGCGCCAGTTATTTCTATTGATTCCGGTATTGGATAACTATAAGCACTATTTCATCAGCGAGGATGAGATTGATAAAATTAAACGTTACGGTGATGGCTGGCTGGAGACCCATCCGCACAAGGAACTTATCGTTAGACGTACCTTACGATTCGCCGAACTTATCAGGAAATATGAGTCGAAGGAAGGCACATTGTCTATACCAGACAACAAGCTGCTCAGCGCAGAAGAAGTGGAAGAGGGTAGAGATTCATTAGCTAAGGCATCCATAGATCGCTCAACTGAAGTGCCAAGAGGTGTACAAACCAGTGTACAAACAGATGTGATAACAGATGACCCACCCGTAAGACTAAATGAGTTACGATACCGTGCGATTACAGAGGTGGTTGCTCGTTTGCCGCACAGACAGAGAATCGTAGACATGGGTGCTGGAGAAGGGAAGCTATCGGCAAGGCTGGCCACCATTGCAGGCGTAGAGTCAATTTTGGCAGTAGAGCCCTCTGGTCAATCACGTCTTCGTGCGATGGAACGATTTGCGAAGCTGGAGGGTCGTCATGGTGTCGTTGCGATGCCAGAGCCGATCATCGGATCACTCTTTTATTTTGATGAACAGTTGCAGCATCAGGATGTCATGATTCTGTGCGAAGTCATTGAGCATATTGAGGCGTACCGCCTAGATGGAATTATGAGTACACTGCTTCAGGAATATCAGCCAGAAGTTTTGATCGTGACCACACCGAACAAGGAATACAATGAGGTCTATGCGATGGAGCAGGAGAGCTTCCGTCACCACGATCATCGTTTCGAGTGGACACGTAATGAACTGGCTGAACGATGTGCGGAATGGTCCGCAGATACGAATTACACCTATACGATCCAAGGCATTGGTGAACATGTAGAGGGTTACGGACAGCCGACACAGATGATTATTTTTGAGCGCAGAGAGGAGGGGCAACAATGA
- a CDS encoding GNAT family N-acetyltransferase, with product MFKRVESEVELAMFNGIWTTVWTEKGFELEFSEEILERYVVITEEGYYVGTTEIKPYSEDSPINEIGPFHTHPMIQENLKKVAEIDKMAVLSSFRGQYIAELLSAIVHYAEKNGLTYFVMLLEPTLMRALRISYHLPINKVAGRVFYKGEDVIPSIVDVRDVYMHKERYSWIIHSESDSALVSKGLQLSRHT from the coding sequence TTGTTCAAAAGGGTAGAGAGTGAAGTGGAACTAGCCATGTTCAACGGAATATGGACAACTGTCTGGACAGAAAAAGGATTCGAGCTTGAATTTTCAGAGGAAATTCTGGAAAGATACGTGGTGATTACGGAGGAAGGATACTATGTGGGTACAACGGAGATCAAGCCGTATTCGGAGGATAGCCCCATTAATGAAATTGGACCATTCCACACGCATCCCATGATTCAAGAGAACCTGAAAAAGGTTGCAGAGATTGATAAAATGGCGGTTTTGTCGAGCTTCCGGGGGCAATATATTGCCGAATTGTTATCAGCCATTGTTCATTACGCGGAGAAGAACGGTTTGACCTATTTTGTCATGTTGCTTGAACCTACGTTGATGCGAGCTTTGCGAATCTCATATCATCTACCGATTAATAAGGTTGCGGGAAGGGTGTTTTATAAGGGCGAAGACGTTATTCCCTCGATTGTGGATGTGAGAGATGTATATATGCATAAGGAACGGTATTCGTGGATTATTCATTCGGAATCGGATTCAGCCTTGGTCTCCAAGGGACTACAATTGTCCCGGCATACTTAA
- a CDS encoding YafY family protein: MAKESFDKEIQFLRMLSLTSGAYNRKQYAERLGISIHTFDKTTRRLKEIMQTVSEQRTDSEPGKEMNDLARFQYGESAEPMLLFLFRAKSMKETEVKRLVLLLHALQQTPLTAMELLDACCEDLPEDMALPDEKTIRSDLKYLEEVGVIHKEPGGRPYRYLLQQDVLTKLTAEEQLELYDFVDIMANTQVPSVQGYLLRDSLKKAIALSYPQEEATEPFIYKYHYYSRILDEAHLYPLLGAIRQRKWVQFIYYSPKKPSSYSSQNTNPLFEREAEGRLNRILPLEVVYDHQYGRWYVVGYQGRRGFVKFRMEGITQIEEQDAANESYMNQLKKQWANLSRYSWLVDTGNTVTVQARFFHPTDGQRNFILDRVKLQGQWGTITPESNDTFLYEIRVNGTTEIKPWLRSFGSSCEVLAPRRLRQEMIKEWKEIAQYYEPVREDVQLPDHDETE; this comes from the coding sequence ATGGCAAAAGAGAGCTTTGACAAAGAAATTCAGTTTCTTCGTATGTTATCCCTAACAAGTGGTGCATATAATCGTAAGCAATATGCCGAGCGACTCGGCATTTCAATACATACCTTCGATAAGACAACACGGCGATTAAAAGAGATTATGCAGACTGTCTCAGAACAACGCACAGATTCAGAACCAGGCAAAGAAATGAATGACCTGGCTCGCTTCCAATATGGTGAGTCGGCAGAGCCTATGCTGCTCTTCCTGTTTCGCGCCAAGTCGATGAAAGAGACGGAGGTTAAGCGGCTTGTCCTTCTTTTACACGCGCTTCAGCAAACACCCCTTACCGCTATGGAACTGCTGGATGCCTGCTGTGAAGACCTGCCTGAGGATATGGCATTGCCTGATGAGAAAACGATTCGTTCGGATCTCAAATATCTGGAGGAGGTTGGTGTCATCCACAAGGAACCTGGTGGCAGGCCCTACCGATATCTTCTGCAACAGGATGTCCTGACTAAGCTCACGGCTGAGGAACAACTGGAACTATATGATTTTGTGGATATTATGGCGAACACTCAAGTTCCTTCTGTTCAAGGATATTTACTGCGGGATAGTCTCAAAAAGGCGATTGCCCTAAGTTATCCGCAAGAAGAAGCTACCGAACCTTTCATCTATAAATACCATTACTACTCACGCATCTTGGACGAAGCGCATTTATACCCATTGCTTGGTGCAATTCGGCAGCGGAAATGGGTTCAGTTTATCTATTACTCTCCTAAGAAGCCATCCAGCTACAGCTCACAGAACACGAATCCATTATTTGAACGAGAAGCTGAGGGGCGTCTGAACCGCATCCTTCCCCTGGAGGTCGTCTATGACCATCAATATGGACGTTGGTATGTTGTCGGATATCAAGGACGTCGTGGTTTTGTGAAATTTCGAATGGAGGGCATTACACAGATCGAAGAGCAAGACGCGGCGAATGAATCATACATGAATCAATTGAAAAAACAATGGGCGAATCTTAGCCGTTACAGCTGGCTGGTGGATACCGGAAATACGGTTACTGTGCAAGCACGATTCTTCCACCCCACCGATGGTCAGCGCAACTTCATATTGGATCGTGTGAAGCTACAAGGGCAATGGGGTACGATCACGCCTGAAAGTAATGATACTTTCCTCTATGAGATTCGTGTGAACGGTACAACTGAGATCAAACCATGGCTGCGGAGTTTTGGCTCTAGCTGTGAAGTGCTTGCTCCCCGCAGGCTACGCCAAGAGATGATTAAGGAATGGAAGGAGATTGCTCAGTACTATGAACCTGTTCGAGAAGATGTTCAACTACCAGATCATGACGAGACTGAATGA
- a CDS encoding nucleotidyltransferase domain-containing protein: MNVISEEMRSMIHQQLEQIEREEQVQILYACESGSRAWGFPSQDSDYDVRFIYVRPLEWYLSIEEGRDVIERPINDQLDINGWDLRKALKLFRKSNPPLLEWLQSPIQYLEKSSIAGQIRAQSPLTFSPKSCMYHYLNMAKGNFRDYLQGHQVKIKKYFYVLRPLLACGWIERYGTMPPMEFERLVEELIPASDPLSIEIHELLRRKKAGDELDMEPQLPAIQAFLTEQIEHYEQTASQMAREDAVQIQELDRIFRLALQEVW; the protein is encoded by the coding sequence ATGAACGTAATTAGTGAAGAAATGCGATCTATGATTCATCAGCAATTGGAGCAGATTGAGCGGGAAGAGCAGGTTCAGATCCTTTATGCTTGCGAGTCAGGCAGTCGTGCTTGGGGTTTCCCCTCACAGGATAGTGATTATGATGTGCGCTTTATCTATGTAAGACCGCTGGAATGGTATCTCTCCATTGAAGAGGGACGAGATGTGATTGAACGACCAATCAATGATCAGCTTGACATTAACGGCTGGGACTTGCGTAAGGCGCTAAAGTTATTCCGTAAATCGAATCCCCCGCTGCTGGAGTGGTTGCAATCACCGATCCAGTACTTAGAGAAGTCTAGTATAGCAGGACAGATTCGTGCACAGTCGCCACTAACGTTCTCGCCTAAATCTTGTATGTATCACTATCTGAACATGGCAAAAGGAAATTTCCGGGATTATTTGCAGGGGCATCAGGTGAAGATTAAGAAGTATTTCTATGTCCTACGTCCGCTGCTTGCCTGTGGCTGGATTGAACGATATGGGACAATGCCGCCAATGGAATTTGAACGATTAGTTGAAGAGCTGATTCCTGCGTCAGATCCTTTATCTATAGAGATCCATGAACTGCTGCGCCGTAAAAAGGCAGGAGATGAGCTTGATATGGAGCCTCAGTTGCCTGCCATTCAAGCATTTTTGACAGAACAGATCGAGCACTACGAACAGACAGCCTCGCAGATGGCAAGAGAGGATGCTGTCCAGATTCAGGAACTGGATCGTATCTTCCGTTTGGCACTGCAAGAAGTATGGTGA